The nucleotide sequence CTAAGTGTGCAGCAGTACAGAACAAAAGGTGCTTGTAGACTGTGGTTGACAACAGATCAtcattctgtgtttttccttaaaaaagacAGTTAAGATAGTAATAGTTTTAAATGAGACTCCGAATCTGCATTTGCTCTTCATAATGTAGCTATATTTTCTCCCAAAGATAAAAACGAAGATGTTTTGGAAAGAGCAAAAGTTAAAAACCTTGGAGCCTCCAGAGAATGCAGCTATTGTGGAAAGTATTTTCGCTCAAATTATTACCTCAATATTCATCTCAGAACTCATACAGGTAAATGGGCTTCACCTttgtgggaggggaaggaaatcTGCTGAATCCAGTTGGATGgagtgtttggttttgcttaagaaaaacagaagttgcCTTTAAAATTATTGATAGTGAGAGCATAGTTTAATGCTAAAAAGATCTAACTAGAATGTCTTAAAAGGAATTAATTGTTTACGttagtgtaaatatttttgaataggGCTAATTACATTAAGTACTGTTAAGAATATAATATACTTTAAAACTttaattctttctgcttttagcAGTCTAGCAAAAAGTGGGGTTTCCTTGGtggtttttattcttgtttttttaaagcctgtttCCCAGCTATTAAGTTGATTGTCTGCCAGTTGCTGCTACCTGGGAAAAAGCCGTGTCTGTTTTTCAGTTCAACTTTGTTTTCCATAGCCGGACAAACTCTTTCTACTTCTGTTAGAGTATGtcctcatttcttttaaaacagctcTATTTATAGATGAACTGTAACATTTGTGTTGTTGAACAGCATACTTGTGGTATGATCAAGGGCTACAAATTGTTGTAGTTGACCTACAGCTATGCTGCTTATCTCTGCCAAACATATTGTCAGCTACCATCTCCATACATAGCCAACGTGTGGAAAATAATCTTCATCGTAGCCAGAAGGTGTCACTGTAGTTAGTAAAAGCAGTAAgatgtactttttaaatgatttagATGAGTTTGAGAATTACGAGTatgtggaaggggaaagaaaaatctattttgctgttttgtggtCTACGTTATTTAATCCCTTGTCTTTAAATAGTGTTCAAGACTCTCAAATCAAATTGTATGAAACTTATTTACCGATAAAACTGTGTTTCAGGTGAAAAACCATACAAATGTGAATTCTGTGAGtatgcagcagcacagaaaacttCACTGAGGTATCATTTAGAGAGACATCACAAGGACAAGCAAGCTGATAGTGCAGCAGATGTGAAAAGTGTCAGCAAAGTTTCATTACAGAGTCAGGAGGCGGAGCTCTTGCTGGCTGCTGATGGTGCTCAAGAAACCAAAAATTCAAAGAGGCTTTTTGATTGTGCCAAAGATGCTCAGAGCTGCCCACCTaacaagcagcagaaggaagtTCTGTCCTTGAACAATGCAATAGGCAGCAcagtccttttaaaaatgaaaaagaattctAGGGAATTGAACAAAGATTTTGTTCGTAACAATTCAAATCAAATACATGAGAATGTGTCCACTCCTTACCCGGAAAAGCTGAAGGCTgggaaggaaacaaaggaaGCTCAGCCCAGCATTCCTcataaaagagagagacaggatTTTGTGGCATCAGAGGGAGACGATGTCCAGTATGTTTGCGCTTTAAAGGATGGAAAAAATGTGAATGATGTGCGAGAGTGCACTGAAAACTACAAACGCAAACCTATGGTGGACTCTCAAGAAAGGCCCTTGAACTTGTCTGTTGGGACTTCACAGGAATGTTCAGTGGTTTCAACTAGAGGCCTCCTAGCACCCTGCACCTGCCCGTTTTGTACTTACAGAACGTTTTACCCAGAAGTCCTAATGATGCACCAGAGGCTGATGCACAAATACAATCCTGACACCGTTAACAAAAATGGCTGTAGAAGCAAGACTTTAGCTAAAGCCAGACGCACTGGATGCCCTCCGGCTCTGCTTGGTAAAGATGTGCTTCCTCTGTcttttaattctaaaaaaaataaggcttcCCCATCTATACAGCAGAAACTGTTGCAAACAGGGAAAGCTAAACAGTGTCACCCTCCACAGAACAAAGTCCCTCTCTTTTCAGTGACTGACTCAAGCAGCACAACCCCAAGTAACCTCAAGTTTCACAAACAGCCAAGTAATATTGGAGCTCAGGCAAATAACTATAGACAACCTCAGCAAGAAATGCACTCCAGTTCCAGTACCTCTCCAGTATTGGACAGAGTAAAAAGATCTGAATCTAAAGTAAAAGCTCCAAGTGTCTCAGTGTCTCAGTCTGGTGTAGTAAACAGCAGTTTGAATGAGGCTCTCGACTCTCACCTAAATGAATCTGCCTGGTCTTGTCATCGAGGAAGAGACTATGTTTGTAGTAAACCTGTCAGCAATGTAAATCTAGACTATGGCGAAACGTCTTCTAAACGAATGAAACCTAATCTGTTAGCTATCGAGCATATTGACTCTCCAGTGGCTAATTACAGAAGATACGAAATGAGCAGATTTCGTGTTGCAAACAGATATGCAAATCTGCTACCTCAGGAATGTTCTCGTACCAAACCTGCATCCTCTGTTTTGCCAACCAAACAAGGGCTTCTGAATTCAGATGATGTTGATCCTCCTAATGTGTTGACTGTTCTCAAACCTTATGAGCCATACAGCTCTGGATCGCTTTACAGTTCTTGTGGATCTAGCAATGGCCAAGTAACCAGCTCTACAGTAGAAGGTACTGTATCTCCTTCCTAGTTAAATGTCTTACACCATTACAAAGGAAGGGTGAAGGAAAGATAAATGTGTAACCCACcttgaaacagaaaagtaagCTGTACTTAGCATTTCACCATCCAGTCAATGCTtggattttaaatttaaaatccaGGTTCAGCAAACTCCTGGTTTGGGGAATTAGGCATGTAAGGTCTGAATTTTAAAGAGGGATTTTAAAGTTCCTCAAGTTC is from Caloenas nicobarica isolate bCalNic1 chromosome 15, bCalNic1.hap1, whole genome shotgun sequence and encodes:
- the ZNF217 gene encoding zinc finger protein 217 isoform X2, with the protein product MPTQPLLAYMDGPDGIGSTVGAQMENNDASMTIKGTNTISYKSLQEKFLMQAEGCMPLDCMFCDETFKHPEELGKHVLSQHRPTLCEPAVLRVEAEYLSPLDRCQIRTNLPSPNKEKDSEKLSCEVCGQTFDEAFDVEAHMKKHKDSFMYWCNVCGRRFKEPWFLKNHMRTHTGKPGSRNKHQQSSESPITINEVVQEHVAENVTSPYKICMVCGFLFLNKETLIEHSKVHTKESVPSGESPQVTGEPNAEETSQREEFLRFLNLRPNLVPENDKSQKPVKWIAELDPFNTYQAWQLATKGKVAVGRGEVKETGQEGSTDNDDSSSDKEELGEIWNANKGSQTETTGKSKVNKNSSYTGNGNLSHDKLKHPGGEVPSMDMDSKLSQNKEKPTHCSECGKAFRTYHQLVLHSRVHKRDRRTDGETSAASRTCCADIMAGLDENGAGDRIEGGSEDGSEDGLPETLNLDKNEDVLERAKVKNLGASRECSYCGKYFRSNYYLNIHLRTHTGEKPYKCEFCEYAAAQKTSLRYHLERHHKDKQADSAADVKSVSKVSLQSQEAELLLAADGAQETKNSKRLFDCAKDAQSCPPNKQQKEVLSLNNAIGSTVLLKMKKNSRELNKDFVRNNSNQIHENVSTPYPEKLKAGKETKEAQPSIPHKRERQDFVASEGDDVQYVCALKDGKNVNDVRECTENYKRKPMVDSQERPLNLSVGTSQECSVVSTRGLLAPCTCPFCTYRTFYPEVLMMHQRLMHKYNPDTVNKNGCRSKTLAKARRTGCPPALLGKDVLPLSFNSKKNKASPSIQQKLLQTGKAKQCHPPQNKVPLFSVTDSSSTTPSNLKFHKQPSNIGAQANNYRQPQQEMHSSSSTSPVLDRVKRSESKVKAPSVSVSQSGVVNSSLNEALDSHLNESAWSCHRGRDYVCSKPVSNVNLDYGETSSKRMKPNLLAIEHIDSPVANYRRYEMSRFRVANRYANLLPQECSRTKPASSVLPTKQGLLNSDDVDPPNVLTVLKPYEPYSSGSLYSSCGSSNGQVTSSTVEGLRTQVHVLRSYNCSSSLEEK
- the ZNF217 gene encoding zinc finger protein 217 isoform X1, which encodes MPTQPLLAYMDGPDGIGSTVGAQMENNDASMTIKGTNTISYKSLQEKFLMQAEGCMPLDCMFCDETFKHPEELGKHVLSQHRPTLCEPAVLRVEAEYLSPLDRCQIRTNLPSPNKEKDSEKLSCEVCGQTFDEAFDVEAHMKKHKDSFMYWCNVCGRRFKEPWFLKNHMRTHTGKPGSRNKHQQSSESPITINEVVQEHVAENVTSPYKICMVCGFLFLNKETLIEHSKVHTKESVPSGESPQVTGEPNAEETSQREEFLRFLNLRPNLVPENDKSQKPVKWIAELDPFNTYQAWQLATKGKVAVGRGEVKETGQEGSTDNDDSSSDKEELGEIWNANKGSQTETTGKSKVNKNSSYTGNGNLSHDKLKHPGGEVPSMDMDSKLSQNKEKPTHCSECGKAFRTYHQLVLHSRVHKRDRRTDGETSAASRTCCADIMAGLDENGAGDRIEGGSEDGSEDGLPETLNLDKNEDVLERAKVKNLGASRECSYCGKYFRSNYYLNIHLRTHTGEKPYKCEFCEYAAAQKTSLRYHLERHHKDKQADSAADVKSVSKVSLQSQEAELLLAADGAQETKNSKRLFDCAKDAQSCPPNKQQKEVLSLNNAIGSTVLLKMKKNSRELNKDFVRNNSNQIHENVSTPYPEKLKAGKETKEAQPSIPHKRERQDFVASEGDDVQYVCALKDGKNVNDVRECTENYKRKPMVDSQERPLNLSVGTSQECSVVSTRGLLAPCTCPFCTYRTFYPEVLMMHQRLMHKYNPDTVNKNGCRSKTLAKARRTGCPPALLGKDVLPLSFNSKKNKASPSIQQKLLQTGKAKQCHPPQNKVPLFSVTDSSSTTPSNLKFHKQPSNIGAQANNYRQPQQEMHSSSSTSPVLDRVKRSESKVKAPSVSVSQSGVVNSSLNEALDSHLNESAWSCHRGRDYVCSKPVSNVNLDYGETSSKRMKPNLLAIEHIDSPVANYRRYEMSRFRVANRYANLLPQECSRTKPASSVLPTKQGLLNSDDVDPPNVLTVLKPYEPYSSGSLYSSCGSSNGQVTSSTVEGKRSVSYQHLPSSGLQKRSYESFIANAHFRPSDKKN